In Rhizobium sp. ARZ01, a genomic segment contains:
- a CDS encoding transcriptional regulator — MTISPDNDNNTEDAMVFIIIGKAYERDGDAEGIDIHVMLRAPDDDSAVREALNALAEEGFLEADLDQIGTLSDAPDDEPHASAYRGALEGEVAIIRFA; from the coding sequence ATGACCATCTCTCCCGACAACGACAACAATACCGAGGATGCCATGGTGTTCATCATCATCGGCAAGGCCTATGAGCGCGACGGAGACGCTGAAGGGATCGACATCCATGTGATGTTGCGGGCACCTGACGATGACAGTGCGGTTCGGGAGGCGCTCAACGCGCTGGCAGAGGAAGGTTTTCTCGAGGCGGACCTGGATCAGATCGGCACGCTGTCGGATGCACCTGATGACGAGCCGCATGCGTCGGCCTACCGGGGCGCGCTCGAAGGTGAGGTTGCGATCATCCGTTTTGCCTGA
- the rpsL gene encoding 30S ribosomal protein S12, producing MPTVQQLIRKPRQAQVKRNKVPALQENPQKRGVCTRVYTTTPKKPNSALRKVAKIRLTNGFEVIGYIPGEGHNLQEHSVVMIRGGRVKDLPGVRYHIIRGVLDTQGVKNRKQRRSKYGAKRPK from the coding sequence ATGCCTACCGTACAACAGCTGATCCGTAAGCCGCGTCAGGCACAGGTAAAGCGCAACAAGGTTCCTGCCCTGCAGGAGAACCCGCAAAAGCGCGGCGTATGCACCCGCGTCTACACGACCACGCCGAAGAAGCCGAACTCGGCTCTGCGTAAGGTCGCCAAGATCCGCCTCACCAACGGCTTCGAAGTCATTGGTTATATCCCGGGTGAAGGTCATAACCTTCAGGAGCACTCCGTCGTTATGATCCGTGGCGGCCGCGTGAAGGACCTTCCGGGTGTGCGCTATCACATCATCCGTGGTGTTCTCGATACCCAGGGTGTCAAGAACCGCAAGCAGCGCCGCTCCAAGTATGGCGCGAAGCGTCCGAAGTAA
- the rpsG gene encoding 30S ribosomal protein S7 produces MSRRHKAEKREINPDPKFGDLVVTKFMNAIMLDGKKSVAETIVYGAFDVVQGKSKQDPVTVFHSALDNVAPHVEVRSRRVGGATYQVPVDVRPERRQALAIRWLIAAARKRNETTMVERLSGELMDAANNRGSAVKKREDTHKMADANRAFSHYRW; encoded by the coding sequence ATGTCCCGTCGCCATAAAGCAGAAAAGCGCGAGATCAACCCGGACCCGAAGTTCGGCGACCTCGTAGTCACCAAGTTCATGAACGCCATCATGCTGGACGGCAAGAAGTCCGTCGCCGAAACGATCGTTTACGGCGCCTTCGATGTTGTCCAGGGCAAGTCCAAGCAGGATCCGGTGACGGTGTTCCATTCTGCTCTCGATAACGTTGCGCCGCACGTCGAAGTGCGCTCGCGTCGTGTCGGTGGTGCGACCTACCAGGTTCCGGTCGACGTTCGTCCGGAGCGCCGTCAGGCTCTCGCAATCCGTTGGCTCATCGCAGCGGCGCGCAAGCGCAACGAAACGACCATGGTCGAGCGCCTCTCGGGCGAACTCATGGATGCGGCGAACAACCGCGGCAGCGCAGTGAAGAAGCGTGAAGATACGCACAAGATGGCTGACGCCAACCGCGCATTCTCGCACTACCGCTGGTAA
- the fusA gene encoding elongation factor G: MAREYKIEDYRNFGIMAHIDAGKTTTTERILYYTGKSHKMGETHDGASTMDWMEQEQERGITITSAATTTFWKGRDGKMRRFNIIDTPGHVDFTIEVERSLRVLDGAVALLDSNAGVEPQTETVWRQAEKYHVPRMIFCNKMDKTGADFYRCLSMIKSRLGAIPVAMQLPIGAESEFQGVIDLIEMNALVWRDEALGAQWDVIEIPEDMKAKAEEYREKLIETVVEVDEAAMEAYLEGQMPDNDKIRELVRRGTIDVKFHPVFCGTAFKNKGVQPLLDAVVDYLPSPIDIPAIKGIDFKTEAEIERHADDNEPLSMLAFKIMNDPFVGSLTFARIYSGKLEKGSSVMNTVKDKRERVGRMLQMHSNSREDIDEAFAGDIVALAGLKETTTGDTLCDPLKPVILERMEFPEPVIQIAIEPKSKGDQEKMGLALNRLAAEDPSFRVKTDQESGQTIIAGMGELHLDILVDRMRREFKVEANVGAPQVAYRETITREHTEDYTHKKQSGGTGQFARVKIVFEPNPEGEDFKFESKIVGGAVPKEYIPGVQKGIESVLSSGPLAGFPMLGVKATLIDGAFHDVDSSVLAFEIASRACFREAARKAGAQLLEPMMKVEVVTPEDYVGDVIGDLNSRRGQIQGQESRGVAVVINAHVPLANMFKYVDNLRSMSQGRAQYTMTFDHYAPVPSNVAQEIQAKYSGQK; the protein is encoded by the coding sequence ATGGCACGCGAATATAAAATCGAAGACTACCGTAACTTCGGTATCATGGCGCACATCGACGCCGGCAAGACGACCACGACCGAGCGCATCCTTTACTACACCGGCAAGTCGCACAAGATGGGTGAAACCCATGACGGCGCCTCGACGATGGACTGGATGGAGCAGGAGCAGGAGCGCGGCATCACCATCACGTCCGCTGCTACTACGACCTTCTGGAAGGGTCGTGACGGCAAGATGCGCCGCTTCAACATCATCGACACCCCCGGCCACGTCGACTTCACCATCGAAGTCGAGCGTTCGCTGCGCGTTCTCGACGGCGCTGTCGCGCTGCTCGATTCCAACGCCGGCGTTGAGCCGCAGACGGAAACCGTCTGGCGTCAGGCCGAGAAGTATCATGTTCCGCGCATGATCTTCTGCAACAAGATGGACAAGACGGGCGCCGATTTCTATCGCTGCCTGAGCATGATCAAGTCGCGTCTGGGTGCGATCCCGGTTGCCATGCAGTTGCCGATCGGTGCCGAAAGCGAATTCCAGGGCGTCATCGACCTGATCGAAATGAACGCCCTCGTCTGGCGCGACGAAGCGCTTGGCGCGCAGTGGGATGTCATCGAGATCCCGGAAGACATGAAGGCCAAGGCCGAAGAATATCGCGAGAAGCTGATCGAGACCGTGGTCGAGGTCGACGAAGCCGCCATGGAAGCCTACCTCGAAGGCCAGATGCCGGACAACGACAAGATTCGCGAACTCGTTCGCCGCGGCACCATTGACGTAAAGTTCCATCCGGTATTCTGCGGTACGGCCTTCAAGAACAAGGGCGTTCAGCCGCTGCTCGACGCCGTCGTCGACTACCTGCCGTCCCCGATCGACATTCCGGCCATCAAGGGCATTGACTTCAAGACGGAAGCCGAAATCGAGCGTCACGCTGACGACAACGAACCGCTGTCCATGCTCGCATTCAAGATCATGAACGATCCCTTCGTCGGCTCGTTGACCTTTGCGCGCATCTATTCCGGCAAGCTCGAAAAAGGCTCTTCGGTCATGAACACGGTCAAGGACAAGCGCGAGCGCGTCGGCCGTATGCTTCAGATGCACTCGAACTCGCGTGAAGACATCGATGAAGCCTTTGCGGGCGACATCGTTGCGCTTGCGGGCCTGAAGGAAACCACGACGGGTGACACGCTCTGCGACCCGCTGAAGCCGGTTATTCTTGAGCGTATGGAGTTCCCGGAGCCGGTTATCCAGATCGCGATCGAGCCGAAGTCCAAGGGCGACCAGGAAAAGATGGGCCTCGCGCTCAACCGTCTGGCTGCCGAGGATCCGTCCTTCCGCGTCAAGACTGACCAAGAATCGGGTCAGACCATTATCGCAGGCATGGGCGAACTTCACCTCGATATTCTCGTTGACCGTATGCGTCGCGAGTTCAAGGTAGAAGCCAACGTCGGTGCCCCGCAGGTTGCGTACCGCGAAACGATCACCCGCGAACACACGGAAGACTACACGCACAAGAAGCAGTCCGGTGGTACCGGCCAGTTCGCGCGCGTCAAGATCGTCTTCGAACCGAACCCGGAAGGCGAAGACTTCAAGTTCGAGTCCAAGATCGTCGGTGGTGCAGTTCCGAAGGAATACATCCCGGGCGTTCAGAAGGGTATCGAAAGCGTTCTGTCGTCTGGACCTCTCGCCGGCTTCCCGATGCTGGGCGTCAAGGCGACCCTGATCGACGGTGCGTTCCACGACGTCGACTCGTCGGTTCTGGCGTTCGAAATCGCATCGCGTGCCTGCTTCCGCGAAGCGGCAAGGAAGGCTGGTGCACAGCTTCTCGAGCCGATGATGAAGGTGGAAGTCGTGACTCCGGAAGACTACGTCGGTGACGTGATCGGTGACCTCAACTCGCGTCGTGGTCAGATCCAGGGTCAGGAATCGCGTGGCGTGGCGGTTGTTATCAACGCCCACGTACCGCTGGCGAACATGTTCAAGTACGTCGACAACCTGCGCTCCATGTCGCAGGGCCGCGCGCAGTACACGATGACGTTCGATCACTATGCTCCGGTTCCGTCGAACGTGGCGCAGGAAATCCAGGCAAAGTATTCCGGTCAGAAGTGA
- the tuf gene encoding elongation factor Tu produces the protein MAKGKFERNKPHVNIGTIGHVDHGKTSTTAAITKYFGEFKAYDQIDAAPEEKARGITISTAHVEYETPARHYAHVDCPGHADYVKNMITGAAQMDGAILVVSAADGPMPQTREHILLARQVGVPAIVVFLNKVDQVDDAELLELVEMEVRELLSSYEFPGDDIPVVKGSALAALEDSNKEIGEDAIRALMAAVDEYIPTPERPIDQPFLMPIEDVFSISGRGTVVTGRVERGIVKVGEEVEIVGIRPTSKTTVTGVEMFRKLLDQGQAGDNIGALVRGVNRDGVERGQILCKPGSVKPHTKFMAEAYILTKEEGGRHTPFFTNYRPQFYFRTTDVTGIVSLPEGTEMVMPGDNVTVAVELIVPIAMEEKLRFAIREGGRTVGAGIVASIVE, from the coding sequence ATGGCAAAAGGTAAGTTTGAGCGCAACAAGCCTCACGTAAACATCGGCACGATCGGCCACGTTGACCATGGCAAGACGTCGACGACGGCGGCGATCACGAAGTACTTCGGCGAGTTCAAGGCGTACGACCAGATCGACGCCGCTCCGGAAGAAAAGGCCCGCGGCATCACGATTTCGACGGCACACGTCGAATACGAGACGCCGGCCCGTCACTACGCGCACGTCGACTGCCCCGGCCACGCCGACTACGTCAAGAACATGATCACCGGTGCGGCCCAGATGGACGGCGCGATCCTCGTCGTCTCGGCTGCCGACGGCCCGATGCCGCAGACCCGCGAGCACATCCTGCTCGCCCGTCAGGTCGGCGTTCCGGCGATCGTCGTGTTCCTCAACAAGGTTGACCAGGTCGACGACGCCGAGCTGCTCGAGCTCGTCGAGATGGAAGTGCGCGAACTGCTGTCGTCCTACGAATTCCCGGGCGACGACATCCCGGTCGTCAAGGGTTCGGCGCTGGCCGCTCTGGAAGATTCGAACAAGGAAATCGGCGAAGACGCGATCCGCGCGCTGATGGCTGCCGTTGACGAGTACATCCCGACGCCGGAGCGTCCGATCGATCAGCCGTTCCTGATGCCGATCGAAGACGTGTTCTCGATCTCGGGCCGTGGTACGGTTGTGACCGGCCGCGTCGAGCGCGGTATCGTCAAGGTTGGCGAAGAAGTCGAGATCGTCGGCATCCGTCCGACCTCGAAGACGACGGTTACCGGCGTTGAAATGTTCCGCAAGCTGCTCGACCAGGGCCAGGCTGGCGACAACATCGGCGCACTGGTTCGCGGTGTGAACCGTGACGGCGTTGAGCGCGGTCAGATTCTGTGCAAGCCGGGTTCGGTCAAGCCGCACACGAAGTTCATGGCTGAAGCCTACATCCTGACGAAGGAAGAAGGCGGCCGTCACACGCCGTTCTTCACCAACTACCGTCCGCAGTTCTACTTCCGCACCACCGACGTGACGGGTATCGTCTCGCTGCCGGAAGGCACGGAAATGGTCATGCCGGGCGACAACGTCACGGTTGCCGTTGAACTGATCGTTCCGATCGCGATGGAAGAAAAGCTGCGCTTTGCGATCCGCGAAGGCGGCCGTACCGTCGGCGCCGGCATCGTCGCCTCGATCGTCGAGTAA
- the rpsJ gene encoding 30S ribosomal protein S10, giving the protein MNGQNIRIRLKAFDHRILDASTREIVSTAKRTGAGVRGPVPLPTRIEKFTVNRSPHIDKKSREQFEMRTHKRLLDIVDPTPQTVDALMKLDLAAGVDVEIKL; this is encoded by the coding sequence ATGAACGGCCAGAACATCCGCATCCGCCTTAAGGCGTTTGATCACCGGATCCTCGATGCCTCGACGCGCGAAATCGTTTCGACGGCCAAGCGTACCGGTGCAGGCGTGCGCGGCCCGGTGCCGCTTCCGACGCGTATTGAAAAATTCACGGTTAACCGGTCGCCTCACATCGACAAGAAGAGCCGCGAACAGTTCGAGATGCGCACGCATAAGCGCCTTCTCGACATCGTCGACCCGACCCCTCAGACGGTTGACGCCCTGATGAAGCTCGATCTCGCCGCCGGCGTCGACGTAGAGATCAAGCTCTAA
- the rplC gene encoding 50S ribosomal protein L3, protein MRSGVIAQKVGMTRVYNDAGEHIPVTVLRLDGCQVVAHRTEDKNGYTAVQLGAGRSKVKNTSKALRGQFAAASVEPKAKLVEFRVTADNLIEIGSELSASHFIAGQLVDVTGTTIGKGFAGAMKRHNFGGLRATHGVSVSHRSHGSTGSNQDPGRVWKGKRMAGHMGQTRVTTQNLEVVSTDEDRGLILVKGAVPGSKGSWIVVRDAIKSGTPADAPRPAAVRAASK, encoded by the coding sequence ATGCGTTCAGGTGTGATTGCACAGAAGGTGGGAATGACTCGCGTCTATAACGACGCAGGAGAGCATATCCCGGTTACGGTTTTGCGATTGGATGGCTGCCAGGTCGTCGCTCATCGCACGGAAGATAAGAACGGCTACACCGCAGTTCAGCTCGGTGCTGGCCGCTCCAAGGTTAAGAACACGTCGAAGGCGCTGCGCGGCCAATTTGCTGCGGCAAGCGTTGAGCCGAAGGCGAAGCTCGTCGAGTTCCGCGTTACTGCCGACAACCTCATTGAAATCGGCTCGGAGCTCTCCGCCAGCCATTTCATCGCCGGCCAGCTGGTCGACGTTACCGGTACGACGATCGGTAAGGGTTTTGCCGGTGCAATGAAGCGCCACAACTTCGGCGGTCTGCGCGCCACGCACGGCGTGTCTGTCTCGCACCGTTCGCATGGTTCGACCGGCTCCAACCAGGATCCTGGTCGCGTCTGGAAGGGTAAGCGCATGGCTGGTCATATGGGCCAGACGCGCGTCACCACCCAGAACCTCGAGGTCGTTTCGACCGATGAGGACCGTGGTCTGATCCTCGTCAAGGGCGCCGTACCGGGTTCCAAGGGTTCCTGGATCGTCGTTCGCGACGCCATCAAGTCCGGCACGCCGGCTGACGCTCCGCGTCCGGCCGCTGTTCGCGCCGCATCCAAGTAA
- the rplD gene encoding 50S ribosomal protein L4, giving the protein MDLKVTTLEGKDAGKVSLSDAIFGLEPREDIIARVVRWQLAKKQQGTHKSKGRAEVSRTGAKMYKQKGTGRARHHSARAPQFRGGGKAHGPVVRSHEHDLPKKVRALGLRHALSAKLKAEGIIIIDDLVASEAKTKALAGTFASLGLTNALFIGGAELDNNFKLAAQNIPNVDVLPIQGINVYDILRRGKLVLSKAAVEALEERFK; this is encoded by the coding sequence ATGGATCTCAAAGTCACGACCCTCGAAGGGAAGGACGCCGGCAAGGTTTCCCTCTCCGACGCGATCTTCGGTCTCGAGCCGCGCGAGGACATCATTGCCCGCGTCGTTCGCTGGCAGCTCGCAAAGAAGCAGCAGGGCACGCATAAGTCCAAGGGCCGCGCGGAAGTTTCCCGCACTGGCGCCAAGATGTACAAGCAGAAGGGTACGGGCCGCGCTCGTCACCATTCGGCTCGCGCTCCGCAGTTCCGCGGCGGCGGCAAGGCTCACGGCCCAGTCGTTCGCAGCCATGAGCATGACCTTCCGAAGAAGGTCCGCGCACTCGGCCTGCGTCACGCCCTTTCCGCAAAGCTGAAGGCAGAGGGTATCATCATCATCGATGATCTCGTCGCCAGCGAAGCAAAGACCAAGGCACTGGCCGGCACGTTCGCCAGCCTCGGCCTGACCAACGCCCTCTTCATCGGCGGCGCAGAGCTCGACAACAACTTCAAGCTCGCAGCACAGAACATCCCGAACGTGGACGTTCTGCCGATCCAGGGCATCAACGTGTACGACATCCTGCGTCGTGGCAAGCTCGTGCTTTCCAAGGCCGCAGTCGAGGCTCTGGAGGAGCGGTTCAAATGA
- a CDS encoding 50S ribosomal protein L23 has protein sequence MTDLRHYDVIVSPAITEKSTLVSEYNQVVFNVAKRASKPEIKAAVEALFGVKVTAVNTLVRKGKIKRFRGFSGRQGDVKKAVVTLADGQSIDVSTGL, from the coding sequence ATGACGGATCTTCGCCACTATGATGTGATCGTCTCGCCGGCGATCACCGAAAAGTCGACGCTGGTATCCGAATATAACCAGGTCGTATTCAACGTTGCCAAGCGCGCTTCGAAGCCTGAAATCAAGGCTGCGGTCGAAGCTCTCTTCGGCGTCAAGGTCACGGCTGTGAACACGCTCGTCCGCAAGGGCAAGATCAAGCGTTTCCGCGGCTTCTCCGGCCGGCAGGGAGATGTCAAGAAGGCTGTCGTCACGCTCGCTGACGGCCAGTCGATCGACGTCTCCACCGGGCTCTAA
- the rplB gene encoding 50S ribosomal protein L2 has product MALKSFNPTTPSQRQLVIVDRSGLYKGKPVKALTEGLSKSGGRNNLGRITARFIGGGHKRTYRLVDFKRRKFDVEGTVERLEYDPNRTAFIALVNYADGEQAYILAPQRLAAGDKVIASEKAVDVKPGNTMPLQYIPVGSIVHNVEMKPGKGGQIARSAGTFVQLVGRDQGMAILRLNSGEQRLVHGSCLASIGAVSNPDHGNINDGKAGRTRWRGKTPHNRGVVMNPVDHPHGGGEGRTSGGRHPVSPWGKPTKGKRTRSNKSTDKFIMRSRHLKKK; this is encoded by the coding sequence ATGGCATTGAAAAGTTTCAATCCGACCACTCCGAGCCAGCGTCAGCTCGTCATTGTCGACCGTTCGGGCCTGTACAAGGGCAAGCCGGTCAAGGCGCTGACCGAAGGTCTCTCCAAGAGCGGTGGCCGTAACAACCTCGGTCGCATCACTGCCCGCTTTATCGGCGGCGGTCATAAGCGAACCTACCGTCTGGTTGACTTCAAGCGTCGCAAGTTCGACGTCGAAGGCACGGTCGAGCGTCTGGAGTACGACCCGAACCGCACCGCGTTCATCGCGCTCGTCAACTACGCCGACGGTGAACAGGCCTACATCCTCGCTCCGCAGCGCCTCGCTGCCGGCGACAAGGTCATCGCTTCGGAAAAGGCCGTTGACGTGAAGCCGGGCAACACGATGCCCTTGCAGTACATCCCGGTCGGCTCGATCGTTCACAACGTCGAGATGAAGCCGGGCAAGGGCGGCCAGATCGCCCGTTCGGCAGGCACCTTCGTCCAGCTCGTCGGTCGTGACCAGGGCATGGCGATCCTTCGCCTCAACTCCGGCGAACAGCGCCTCGTGCACGGCTCCTGCCTTGCTTCGATCGGCGCCGTATCTAACCCGGATCACGGCAACATCAACGACGGCAAGGCCGGCCGTACTCGCTGGCGCGGCAAGACCCCGCATAACCGCGGTGTCGTCATGAACCCGGTCGATCACCCGCACGGTGGTGGTGAAGGCCGCACGTCCGGTGGTCGTCACCCGGTTTCGCCGTGGGGCAAGCCGACCAAGGGCAAGCGCACCCGTTCGAACAAGTCGACCGACAAGTTCATCATGCGCTCGCGCCACCTGAAGAAGAAGTAA
- the rpsS gene encoding 30S ribosomal protein S19 codes for MARSVWKGPFVDGYLLKKAEKVREGGRNEVIKIWSRRSTILPQFVGLTFGVYNGSKHVPVSVNEDMVGHKFGEFSPTRTYYGHGADKKAKRK; via the coding sequence ATGGCTCGTTCAGTATGGAAAGGCCCGTTTGTTGACGGCTATCTTCTCAAGAAGGCTGAGAAGGTGCGCGAAGGCGGCCGCAATGAAGTGATCAAGATCTGGAGCCGTCGCTCCACGATCCTGCCGCAGTTCGTCGGTCTCACCTTCGGCGTCTACAATGGCTCGAAGCACGTCCCGGTCAGCGTCAACGAAGACATGGTCGGACACAAGTTCGGTGAATTCTCTCCGACCCGGACCTATTACGGTCACGGCGCGGACAAGAAGGCGAAGAGGAAGTAA